The following coding sequences lie in one Methanothermobacter sp. MT-2 genomic window:
- a CDS encoding A1AO ATPase, subunit H: MATIAEAIMVIKKAENDANKLISDSKDKSSQMIEDARVKALEIIENAKKGAEEEAEAIISESKAKARDEAINISSEAKRRTETLKSKAMDKIDEAAKVIIQTII, translated from the coding sequence ATGGCAACAATAGCAGAAGCCATCATGGTGATAAAAAAGGCTGAAAATGATGCTAACAAGCTAATAAGTGATTCAAAGGATAAATCATCCCAGATGATCGAGGATGCTAGGGTTAAAGCGCTGGAAATCATAGAAAACGCCAAGAAAGGGGCTGAAGAAGAGGCTGAGGCCATTATTTCTGAATCTAAGGCGAAGGCCAGGGACGAAGCTATAAACATTTCAAGTGAAGCTAAAAGAAGAACAGAAACCTTGAAATCCAAGGCCATGGACAAGATAGATGAAGCAGCAAAGGTTATCATACAAACAATAATATAG
- a CDS encoding v-type ATP synthase subunit C: MIESPTILKALISIIAAAGAIIIVVPTIKFLRDVVPFAYPTARVRARMGRLFTDRQLTEVMETENLKEFKNYLRGFPDYAKYIDEYPIEKALESQLAEIYQLITEIAPKRIKGVFEAQSKKWDIKNIKSLLTAKDTGLSPEETMNLIIPFGELKDKIKNLTDLETVEDIVTALEDTEYGPILESALPDYEKTRMLLPFEAALDKYYMETLLGILEEISIPKEDIEILRTYFGTQVDAANIKIILRAKADNLKYEDIKPYIIPEGYQLPEWKLQDLIEAEDIKGIISELEGTDYGPVLADALPEYEKTRSLATFEKALEKHINETARTFALKRPLGVGPMITFLSRKEAEIKNLKVIARSKREVGLPETLIKEMLI; encoded by the coding sequence ATGATTGAAAGCCCCACTATACTAAAGGCACTGATAAGTATAATAGCAGCTGCAGGAGCCATCATTATAGTAGTACCCACCATAAAGTTTCTCAGGGACGTTGTACCATTCGCATATCCTACCGCCAGGGTGAGAGCAAGAATGGGGCGCTTATTCACAGACAGACAACTCACAGAAGTCATGGAAACCGAAAACCTTAAAGAGTTCAAAAATTATCTTAGGGGCTTCCCAGACTATGCAAAATACATAGACGAATACCCCATCGAAAAAGCCCTCGAAAGCCAACTCGCAGAAATCTACCAACTAATCACAGAAATAGCACCAAAAAGAATAAAAGGAGTGTTCGAGGCACAATCTAAAAAATGGGATATTAAAAATATAAAGAGCCTCCTAACAGCCAAAGACACTGGACTAAGCCCAGAAGAGACAATGAACCTCATAATACCATTCGGAGAATTAAAAGACAAAATAAAAAATTTAACAGACCTTGAAACAGTCGAAGATATAGTAACAGCCCTTGAAGACACAGAATACGGTCCAATACTTGAATCAGCCCTCCCAGACTATGAAAAAACAAGAATGTTACTACCATTCGAGGCTGCACTCGACAAATACTACATGGAAACCCTCCTAGGAATCCTAGAAGAAATATCAATCCCCAAGGAAGATATTGAAATACTGCGCACATACTTCGGCACACAAGTAGACGCTGCAAACATCAAAATAATACTACGAGCAAAGGCCGACAACCTCAAATACGAGGACATAAAACCCTACATAATACCAGAAGGCTATCAGTTACCCGAATGGAAACTCCAAGACCTCATAGAAGCAGAAGACATAAAAGGGATTATAAGCGAACTAGAAGGCACAGATTATGGTCCAGTACTCGCAGACGCACTCCCAGAATATGAAAAAACAAGATCCCTAGCCACATTCGAAAAAGCACTGGAAAAACACATTAATGAAACCGCAAGAACCTTCGCACTGAAAAGACCACTCGGCGTAGGCCCAATGATAACATTCCTAAGCCGGAAAGAGGCCGAAATCAAAAATCTCAAGGTAATAGCGCGCAGCAAAAGAGAAGTGGGACTCCCCGAAACCCTAATTAAGGAGATGTTAATATGA
- a CDS encoding citrate synthase I produces MAIGKESLERIFDVNVSRWRTSISWVGKDFIVTRGYFQEDLIGNISFADVVFLLLKGDLPSRDESRMLNAILVSFCDHGVTPPSTQIARLAASTGSPMHASLAAGLLAFGKEHAGAIQECMKLLQGAMESGGEISQLARELVDEYLERGEKIPGFGHRYHSRDPRAVKILELAGKYNCIGGHAQLVLEMEKRLNRLKNINMNIDGANAAILSDLGFHWSVGTGIFMIGRLPGLIAHIDEERRQEKPFRKTLKLEEIEYQGKKPEYK; encoded by the coding sequence ATGGCAATAGGGAAAGAATCGCTTGAGAGAATATTCGATGTTAATGTTTCTCGTTGGAGGACCAGTATTAGTTGGGTTGGGAAGGATTTTATTGTTACGCGTGGTTATTTCCAGGAGGATTTGATTGGGAACATTTCCTTTGCTGATGTTGTCTTCTTATTATTGAAGGGTGATTTGCCGTCTAGGGATGAATCTAGGATGCTTAATGCCATACTTGTATCATTTTGCGATCATGGTGTCACCCCACCCAGCACGCAAATAGCTCGCCTGGCAGCGTCTACAGGTTCTCCCATGCATGCTTCTCTTGCAGCTGGACTTTTAGCCTTTGGAAAGGAGCATGCTGGGGCTATACAAGAGTGTATGAAACTTTTACAGGGTGCTATGGAGAGTGGTGGGGAGATTTCTCAACTTGCCAGGGAACTTGTTGATGAATACCTTGAAAGGGGTGAGAAGATACCTGGTTTTGGTCATAGGTATCATAGTAGGGATCCGAGAGCTGTTAAGATATTGGAATTGGCAGGGAAATATAATTGTATAGGTGGACATGCTCAGTTAGTGTTGGAGATGGAAAAGAGGTTGAATCGGCTGAAAAATATTAATATGAATATTGATGGGGCGAATGCGGCGATATTGTCAGATCTTGGGTTCCATTGGAGTGTTGGAACTGGTATATTCATGATTGGAAGGTTGCCAGGGCTTATAGCCCATATAGATGAGGAAAGGAGGCAGGAAAAACCATTCAGAAAAACTTTGAAACTTGAGGAAATAGAATATCAAGGTAAAAAACCAGAATATAAATAG
- a CDS encoding type I site-specific deoxyribonuclease, HsdR family, which translates to MGISLDKFLKPYIDDFDILTRIYKMLKEVYDSMILKKTLKNSQLVHYKKVGKTKPILEIYEGNANIIIIEESRDPKNKKVSIF; encoded by the coding sequence ATGGGCATATCACTTGATAAATTCCTAAAACCTTACATCGATGATTTCGACATTCTCACAAGAATCTATAAGATGCTGAAAGAAGTTTATGATTCAATGATATTGAAAAAGACTTTAAAAAACAGCCAATTGGTCCATTATAAAAAGGTTGGTAAAACCAAACCTATACTTGAAATCTATGAAGGCAATGCAAATATTATAATAATAGAAGAAAGCAGGGATCCAAAAAATAAAAAGGTTTCAATATTTTAA
- a CDS encoding V-type proton ATPase subunit E, with product MDPGVDKIVSSIISEAQENANKIISEAEKKAEAIIEDGEKRAAIEREKIIENAKKQAQMQYHQLISEAKMKARRAELEAREEIITEAFKKAEEELQRMSSSKDEQYIQSLKNIIKEAATEIGGGELLVHVKEDDKEKIKDLDSIAEDVKSATGKDTSLEFGESIQTIGGAIVKTKDGRIEVNNTIEARLSRFEKLLRSEVAKILFD from the coding sequence ATGGACCCTGGAGTGGACAAGATTGTCTCCAGCATAATCTCCGAGGCCCAGGAAAATGCTAATAAAATAATCAGTGAAGCTGAAAAAAAAGCAGAAGCCATAATAGAAGATGGTGAAAAAAGAGCAGCGATTGAAAGGGAAAAAATAATAGAAAATGCAAAGAAACAGGCGCAGATGCAATACCACCAGCTAATATCAGAGGCCAAGATGAAGGCTAGAAGAGCTGAACTGGAGGCAAGGGAAGAAATCATCACGGAAGCATTCAAAAAAGCAGAGGAAGAATTACAGAGAATGTCCTCTAGTAAAGATGAACAATACATCCAGTCACTAAAGAATATAATAAAAGAAGCAGCCACTGAAATCGGAGGGGGAGAATTATTAGTCCACGTCAAGGAGGATGATAAAGAAAAAATAAAAGACTTGGATTCCATCGCAGAGGATGTTAAATCAGCCACTGGAAAAGATACCAGCCTCGAATTTGGCGAATCCATACAGACCATCGGAGGGGCCATAGTCAAAACCAAGGATGGGAGGATAGAAGTCAACAACACAATAGAGGCAAGACTTTCAAGATTCGAAAAGCTTCTGCGTTCAGAGGTGGCCAAAATCCTCTTTGATTAA
- a CDS encoding fumarate hydratase, class I related protein translates to MNLVKKVKNALIKASTSYTSDVRRAYERALKIEEDENAAWVLKLILENEKIAKKEKKPLCDDTGIPHVIIEVGEKAFIPHNLLGQIKKGIKEGLKELPGRPMAVRGDEIQRIEQSKGLYDDPSMVVPPSFLVDTIDGDSIKIHILMLGGGPEIRAHTYRIFHHHDNRKLFEEVLTWMKTEIPLLGCTPCIPAIGIGRTHFEATSLMLKAIAYGNLEMQSKIEEYLTESINSEGVGSLGLGGSVTALGSFVKIGPQRASGVRIVSMRLSCCAEPRRASIIL, encoded by the coding sequence ATGAACCTTGTTAAAAAAGTGAAAAACGCCCTGATAAAAGCTAGCACAAGTTATACAAGTGATGTTAGAAGGGCCTATGAAAGGGCTCTTAAAATAGAAGAAGATGAAAATGCAGCTTGGGTGCTTAAATTAATCCTAGAAAATGAGAAAATAGCAAAAAAAGAGAAAAAACCCCTCTGTGATGATACCGGGATTCCTCATGTCATAATAGAAGTTGGAGAAAAGGCTTTTATACCCCACAACCTCCTTGGCCAAATTAAAAAAGGGATAAAAGAAGGATTAAAGGAACTGCCAGGAAGGCCCATGGCCGTGAGAGGAGATGAAATCCAGCGTATAGAGCAGAGCAAGGGCCTATATGATGATCCATCAATGGTTGTACCACCATCATTCCTAGTTGATACAATAGATGGAGATTCTATAAAGATCCATATTCTAATGTTGGGTGGTGGGCCTGAAATACGCGCCCACACATATAGGATTTTCCATCATCATGATAATAGAAAATTATTTGAGGAAGTTCTCACATGGATGAAAACAGAAATCCCACTTTTGGGGTGCACCCCTTGCATCCCAGCTATTGGCATTGGAAGGACTCATTTTGAGGCCACTTCACTCATGCTTAAAGCCATAGCCTATGGAAATCTTGAAATGCAATCTAAGATTGAGGAATATTTAACAGAGTCAATTAATAGTGAAGGTGTGGGGAGTCTCGGACTTGGAGGATCCGTAACAGCCTTGGGATCCTTTGTCAAGATCGGGCCCCAGAGGGCCAGTGGAGTGCGGATAGTTTCTATGAGGCTCTCTTGTTGTGCAGAGCCCAGAAGGGCGAGTATAATATTATGA
- a CDS encoding MmgE/PrpD family protein codes for MITRKFADFIVSLKYDDIPSDVIEKAKLCFMDFLGVSLRGSKEKSGISALKSIQPFISHGKATIIGYGCGDPLNASLVNGIFAHSLDLDDGHRIAHLHPGASVIPAALALAEKEKVKGKEFLTSIIIGYEICLSLGIMINPHHRNMGFHSTGTCGTIGAAAASAKILDLNGEETLNCLGLAGTQAAGLLESDHKGSMGKHLHAGRAAQSGILSALLAREGFTGADTILEGDEGFLNVMSSGYDIKDGLGHFHIRQVYMKKYPVCRHIHSTLDSASKILNLLKLKSVDEAMVDEVIVRTYKVAAEHDNYKPENMEFLRQSLPVSLALFLLNGDLRLEHLKDFKFARELAKKIRIETDRKLDSLYPEKRPSKVILKLKDENLEALTVLPSGEPENPLTRGNILKKFKMLNSEYDVKKLKILNEMESTPMDELMDELDLGGNKP; via the coding sequence ATGATAACAAGAAAATTTGCTGATTTTATAGTATCATTAAAGTATGATGATATACCCAGTGATGTTATAGAGAAAGCTAAATTATGTTTTATGGATTTCCTCGGGGTTTCGTTAAGAGGATCAAAGGAAAAGAGCGGAATTTCGGCATTAAAATCCATTCAACCATTCATATCCCATGGTAAAGCGACCATTATAGGTTATGGCTGTGGAGATCCTTTAAATGCAAGCCTGGTTAATGGTATATTTGCTCATAGCCTTGACTTGGATGATGGCCATAGAATAGCCCACTTGCACCCTGGAGCATCTGTCATACCAGCAGCGCTTGCATTAGCAGAAAAAGAAAAGGTCAAAGGAAAAGAATTTCTCACATCTATTATAATTGGCTATGAAATATGTCTAAGCCTAGGGATTATGATAAACCCACATCATCGTAACATGGGTTTTCATTCTACCGGCACATGTGGAACCATTGGAGCTGCAGCAGCCAGTGCAAAGATTCTTGATTTGAACGGGGAAGAAACATTAAATTGTCTGGGATTGGCCGGCACTCAAGCTGCGGGTCTTCTTGAATCAGATCATAAAGGTAGCATGGGAAAACATTTGCATGCTGGAAGAGCAGCCCAATCCGGAATATTATCAGCCCTCCTTGCCAGGGAAGGTTTCACTGGAGCCGATACCATACTAGAAGGTGATGAAGGATTCCTAAATGTTATGAGTTCAGGTTATGATATAAAGGATGGGCTGGGCCATTTTCATATCAGACAAGTTTATATGAAAAAATATCCTGTCTGTAGACATATTCACTCTACTCTTGATTCAGCATCGAAGATACTTAATCTTCTAAAGTTGAAATCTGTTGATGAAGCTATGGTGGATGAAGTGATAGTCAGAACATATAAAGTGGCAGCAGAACATGACAATTACAAACCAGAAAATATGGAATTTCTGAGACAGAGCCTGCCAGTTTCCCTTGCATTATTTCTATTGAATGGTGATTTAAGATTAGAGCACCTGAAAGATTTCAAGTTTGCACGTGAACTCGCCAAAAAAATCAGGATCGAAACTGACAGAAAACTGGACTCTCTCTATCCTGAAAAAAGACCATCAAAAGTCATCCTAAAATTAAAAGATGAAAATTTGGAAGCCTTAACAGTATTACCAAGTGGAGAGCCAGAGAACCCCCTCACAAGAGGTAATATCCTTAAAAAATTTAAAATGCTAAACAGTGAATATGATGTCAAAAAATTGAAGATTTTAAATGAGATGGAATCAACCCCTATGGATGAGCTAATGGACGAATTAGACCTGGGAGGGAACAAGCCATGA
- a CDS encoding A1AO ATPase, subunit K yields the protein MVEITLGTALAAVGAGIAIAFAGFGSAIAQGNVAAASVGAVAEKPEMFARGIIFTALPETQAIYGFLIGILVIVFSGILGGGKGLGTTGGIIALSAGLAIGVAGFGSAIAQGNVAAGSVGAVTEQPEMFARGIIFTALPETQAIYGFLIAILLLVGGVMGGG from the coding sequence ATGGTTGAGATTACACTAGGAACAGCTTTGGCAGCTGTAGGAGCTGGGATAGCTATAGCATTCGCAGGTTTCGGATCAGCTATAGCCCAGGGAAACGTAGCAGCTGCAAGTGTAGGTGCAGTTGCAGAAAAACCTGAAATGTTCGCAAGGGGCATTATATTCACGGCCCTGCCAGAAACCCAGGCTATCTACGGATTCCTTATAGGAATATTAGTCATAGTATTCTCAGGAATCCTAGGCGGCGGTAAAGGACTTGGCACAACAGGCGGTATCATAGCCCTAAGCGCAGGTTTAGCCATAGGCGTTGCAGGTTTCGGATCAGCTATAGCCCAGGGAAACGTAGCAGCAGGAAGTGTAGGTGCAGTTACAGAACAACCAGAAATGTTCGCAAGAGGTATTATATTCACGGCCCTGCCAGAAACCCAAGCTATCTACGGATTCCTTATAGCAATACTCTTGCTAGTTGGTGGCGTTATGGGAGGAGGCTAA
- a CDS encoding A1AO ATPase, subunit I, whose product MFLPARMRKLKIITFEKYTDPVIRSLHEEGITQIDDISERIQEDPQWGQLLKPSKPTPQTGKIASLLMRTTGIIDFMDSLITHKKKITETIKEFLNPPIPKKRKVEELDSESLIMKAEEELSKVESTIKTLESRLNQLEAERGELESKISLWEKLVDFDINFTDITESKYITAIIGKMPIEKFKKAPEKIKEITDEFALFDMETEPPTERKIFLITLKKHEDTIATLLRRMDLERFEIAGLKGIPSKIIQKSKERLEEIHEERKNTIKEVEKIKNEWEEELLILREQLEIEKERNEIYAAFGETENTVMLEAWTPLKDCEKAEKIIRTASKGHCVIEREKPDGSHDSVPTLLENPRFAKPFETLIKMYSPPKYNEYDPTVFMAIVLPFFFGFCLTDAFYGILDALVGFILYRGPGKVNSFMRSFGIIFMACGTWAFILGMITNGFLGDFFPRFLNINLPTVIPLIDAFKEPQNVLLMALITGVLHINFGLIVGARNNIKMGNFREAMGSQIVWIILELGILLLAMGWLFKLFPLMVAGGGVAVLGVILLVYYNGLFGLIDASGFLGTILSYSRLLALCLSTGGMAMTVNIVTGICADFIPIIGVALAPIVFVFGHIANDTFQSLGAFIHSLRLHYVEFFSQFFMGGKRGFNPFSAERKLTKIER is encoded by the coding sequence ATGTTTCTACCAGCGAGGATGCGCAAACTTAAAATTATAACATTCGAAAAATACACAGATCCCGTGATCAGATCCTTGCATGAAGAAGGAATAACACAAATAGATGACATATCAGAGCGTATCCAAGAAGACCCACAATGGGGCCAGCTACTAAAACCTTCGAAACCCACACCTCAAACCGGTAAAATAGCATCCCTCTTAATGAGAACAACTGGTATAATAGATTTCATGGATTCGCTGATAACCCATAAAAAAAAGATTACCGAGACCATAAAAGAATTCCTCAACCCCCCAATCCCAAAAAAGAGGAAGGTTGAAGAACTCGATTCAGAATCACTGATCATGAAAGCCGAAGAGGAACTATCAAAGGTCGAATCAACGATAAAAACCTTGGAAAGCCGATTAAACCAATTAGAAGCGGAAAGGGGGGAGTTAGAGTCAAAGATCAGTCTCTGGGAGAAATTAGTCGATTTTGATATTAATTTTACTGATATAACAGAATCCAAGTACATAACCGCTATTATAGGGAAAATGCCCATAGAAAAATTCAAGAAAGCGCCAGAGAAGATAAAAGAGATCACAGACGAATTCGCACTCTTTGACATGGAAACAGAACCCCCAACCGAAAGAAAAATATTCCTAATAACACTAAAAAAACATGAAGACACCATAGCAACCCTACTAAGGCGAATGGACCTCGAAAGGTTTGAAATAGCAGGTCTCAAAGGCATACCATCCAAGATAATCCAAAAATCCAAGGAAAGACTCGAAGAAATCCATGAAGAAAGAAAAAACACAATAAAAGAAGTGGAAAAGATAAAAAATGAATGGGAAGAAGAACTTCTCATACTCAGAGAACAACTTGAAATAGAAAAAGAAAGAAATGAAATATACGCAGCCTTCGGAGAAACAGAAAACACAGTGATGCTCGAAGCATGGACCCCACTCAAAGATTGTGAAAAAGCCGAAAAAATAATTAGAACTGCCAGCAAAGGCCACTGCGTCATTGAACGTGAAAAACCAGACGGCAGCCACGATAGCGTGCCAACACTTCTTGAAAACCCAAGATTCGCAAAACCATTTGAAACATTAATAAAAATGTACTCACCCCCAAAATATAACGAATACGACCCCACAGTCTTCATGGCAATAGTACTCCCATTCTTCTTCGGTTTCTGCCTTACAGACGCATTCTATGGAATACTAGATGCCCTTGTAGGATTCATATTATACCGTGGCCCAGGGAAAGTTAACAGTTTCATGAGAAGCTTCGGCATAATATTCATGGCATGCGGTACTTGGGCATTCATCCTTGGAATGATCACAAACGGATTCCTAGGCGACTTCTTCCCACGATTCCTCAATATAAACCTCCCAACAGTCATACCGTTAATAGACGCGTTTAAAGAACCGCAGAACGTCCTCCTAATGGCCTTGATAACAGGGGTGCTCCATATAAACTTTGGACTTATCGTCGGCGCCCGTAACAATATAAAAATGGGCAACTTCCGTGAAGCCATGGGATCCCAGATAGTATGGATTATACTAGAACTGGGCATACTACTCCTTGCAATGGGCTGGCTATTCAAACTATTCCCATTAATGGTAGCTGGGGGTGGAGTAGCAGTACTAGGAGTCATATTATTAGTCTATTACAATGGACTCTTCGGACTCATCGACGCTTCAGGTTTCCTAGGCACAATACTATCATATTCAAGATTACTAGCCCTCTGCCTATCCACAGGAGGAATGGCCATGACAGTTAACATCGTCACAGGAATATGCGCCGACTTCATACCAATAATTGGAGTGGCCCTAGCACCTATAGTGTTTGTGTTTGGCCATATTGCTAATGACACATTCCAGAGTCTAGGTGCATTCATACATTCATTACGTCTACATTATGTTGAGTTCTTCTCCCAATTCTTCATGGGAGGTAAAAGAGGATTCAACCCATTTAGTGCTGAAAGAAAACTTACTAAAATAGAGAGGTGA